A region from the Polaribacter sp. Hel1_33_78 genome encodes:
- a CDS encoding DUF5606 domain-containing protein produces MEFSKIISVTGKPGLFQVISQSKNSIIVESLTDKKRLAINSTQNVSLLENIAIYTFEEDVPLLEIFKSMFEKTEGTEAISHKESGKKLAAFFAEVLPNYDDERVYTSNIKKVIQWFNLLVNAGLDFSAIKEEIAEEKAEEA; encoded by the coding sequence ATGGAATTTAGTAAAATTATTTCGGTTACTGGTAAACCTGGTTTATTTCAAGTAATATCACAATCTAAAAATTCAATTATCGTTGAGTCTTTGACAGACAAAAAACGTTTGGCAATTAACTCAACTCAAAATGTAAGTTTGTTAGAAAACATTGCAATTTATACGTTTGAAGAAGATGTACCTTTATTAGAAATCTTTAAATCTATGTTTGAAAAAACTGAAGGTACAGAAGCAATTTCTCACAAAGAAAGTGGTAAAAAATTAGCGGCATTTTTTGCTGAAGTTTTGCCAAATTATGATGATGAAAGAGTATACACTTCTAACATAAAAAAAGTAATTCAGTGGTTTAACTTACTAGTAAATGCTGGTTTAGACTTTTCTGCAATTAAAGAAGAGATTGCTGAAGAAAAAGCTGAAGAAGCATAA